Genomic window (Corticium candelabrum chromosome 3, ooCorCand1.1, whole genome shotgun sequence):
TGTTGTTAATTAGGACTTAAATCCTTAACACATTTGTAGCAGGTGCAGACACAAGCgagtttttatttttttgatGCTGTTGCAACTCGACTAAAGTAGAGTGCGTACTGTGCTAATGTCAATATACTGAGTCAGCGTAAACGCTTTGTAAGTAGCAGTAGATGTCGTTTACTGACTAACACGCAATTTCATTTCTGTGAATTTGAGAGGAATACCGTCCTGCCAAGTAGACCAAACGATTTCACGGTAGTTAGTAGACTTTTCATATTTCAAGTAGAGACCATTCAAGTTAGATTTATGACAATGGTAGTACCACCAACCTCCTTTCAAGTCTACAGCACAGTTGGTACTTGACCTACCCTGTTGGCATGCCGTCGAGCTCGAAGTCATTATGTCGTTGTCTCTGTTCTTGGTGTTAACTCCATATCCTTGTGTTCAGCCAGTGCATTACCTGAATTTCCACTGTATGATGTGTACCCAGGCTGTAATTACTCGACTCGTCATTTATCTGAAATCCTTTATATTGAGCATGTACTCGACTGTCATGGAAGTCCATTAGATCTACTCAAAGAATTTCTGTTGCTTTGTCAATCTGTGTATTTTGTCTAATCCCAACCAGAATTCTCCGTTCAAGTCTCCAAATCCGTTTTTTGGTCAGACCATCCGCGGTAGAAGTTGACAGAACCGTCCTGGCGTCTCTGAAACACTGTCCAGCCACCACCGTCTGTCGACATATCACAGTACACTTCAAACGAGTCCAATCCATCTCCAAGGTCCAAAGTGTACACGCCACTTACCAGTTTGCTTAACTGTTTAGCCTCGTGACAACTTGTGTAACTCCTTTCTTTGTCGGTGTTTATTTTCTTGGTTGTGCTTTCTGTTTCATGCTCTGCCTTTTGTGACAACTGATTGCCCACTTCATTCAAATTCGATagtttttcttttgtttcctCCAGATGCGAACTGCAATTGCAGCTGCATTTGTTCTCTTGTGCTGGTCTTCCAGGCGGACCTGCTTTCCCACggtctcctttctctcctttcattCCCACCATTTTTCTTGACATCAAACCATTTGATGTATTATTCTCTCCAAGAGAAACTTGCACATTGATTTGTGCAACCGTCACGCTGTCTTCACTGCTGTCACCATTTACTCCACGCAAAGCGACGTGTATGacaaacatcaacaatggCAGCAGAAACCTGATTAGTCGATTCGAAGTCATTGTGATCATCACAATCCAACTGGTTGTCGATCGgctgtgctactgcagtcacTTTTATAGTCATCGCGTTTCGACCTATTCTCGTGCTACTCACCTCTTGACCGTGTTCTGCGCTATTTTTCAATTATGCGTGAGCCCATGCAGACAACCACTCAACAGAAGGAAAAGCGGTAAGTGCGGATTTGCTTGCAAACAAGTTGCGAATTGACGTCATGAATTGATTTCCCACGTACTCTTTCTACCGGTAAGCAGACAATTCCGCAATTTAGAAAAACTTAGCAAACGTTTTGCTTCCTGTACCGTTTCCTGACTGTCGTAACTTTGAGGTAGAATGACTTAATGATCGAGTTGTTTCTCTAGAAAGGGCTCTCATTACAAAACGTGGGGCTCGATGACAAAAAAAGAGTACACTACACCATTAGCTAAGAATCATGTTATTTCACCCACTGGGCCAGATCGACGAAAGGTATTCCGGTCAGATATCGTATTTGGAAAAAGGCGTGATCACATCACGTGCTATAGAGAGTCTGTTCTTCACTCCCACAGATTCGTCTAAGGATCTCATTCTAGACTAGAGCTCTgatttgaattaattaattaatatttatatgtCGACTCTACTAATTTTAAAAGCCACACACtgtttataattattaattaattgtaccGGCAATAGTAAGCTGTCTGTACATAGGCATATGGTGGATTGGCAAGAAGTTCAATCAGCCGTGAACGAATAAGATAGAGGCAAGCGGCAAATCCTCGATCTCTCTGAACATTTCAAAAGAAAACAGTGGCTTGACTGACTTGATCAAGTGATTGCACGTAAGACTGTTAAATTAACCAAAATAcagcaatttctatttttagaaACGGTATGGTTCTATACCTTTCTTTAGTTGGTACATTAATTACATCACGAGACAACGCTAACCGTAAAGCTTTAGTTGCATTCATTTCCTATTGTTGTGGCAATCTAGAATGACGTCAAGAGCACATGACATTGGCTACTCGCTGTATAAATAAAATGAGTAAAGCAATTGTGGTTGTTTGCATATAAACGGTACAATAAAAAGCAAAGTCGTACTACAGCATTTTGCTGTTACAACATATTACATTACTTTGTATCAGAATCGTCGTGTTGATTCAAGGCAAATCAAAAACACCACTAACCGTCGTTCACGAATGAAAACGGAGCTTCATTTCTGTAAATTTTAAAGGAATACCGGTTTGCCAAGTAGACCAAACAATTCCCTCGTAGTTTTTAGAACTTGCATTTTTTAAGTAGAGACCATTCAAATTCGAATTGTCACAGTGAGAGTACCACCATGCTGCTTTGAAGACAATAGCACAATTGGCACCTCTCCAGGAATTGAAGCCTAAATTGCTGCCTATATTTGCCATGTCATTGTTATTGTCCTTCGTCGTAAAGCCCATCCCTCTGTTCCAAAACAATACATCGCCTGCGTTTCCACTGTATGATGTGTGTTGAATAATGTATTTATTCGATTCATCATTTATCTGAAATCCTGTGTAGTTGGCATACACTCGATTGCAACTGAAATCCATTAGATCGACTCGAAGAGTCTGTGCTTgctttgtcagtctgtgtatTTTGTCTAATCCCAACCAGAATTCTCCGTTCAAGTCTCCAAATCCGTTTTTGTAGTCAGACCATCCGCGGTAGAAGTCGACAGAACCGTCCTGGCGTCTCTGAAACACTGTCCAGCCACCACCGTCTGTCGACATATCACAGTACACTTGAAACGAGCCCAATCCATCTCCAAGGTCCAAAGTGTACACGCCGCTCACCAATTTGTTTAACTGTTTAGCCTCTTGACAACTTGTGTAACTTCTTTCATTGTCGATGTTGCATTTCTTGGTTGTGCTTTCAGTTTCATTCTCTGCCTTTTGTGACTGCAACTGATTGACCACTTCAGTCAGATTTGATAGTTTCTCTTCTATTTCCTCCAGACGCGAACGGCAGTTGCAGCTGCATTTGTTCTCTTGTGCTGGTCTTCCAGGCGGACCTGCTTTCCCACggtctcctttctctcctttcattTCCAACATTTTTCTCGACATCAAACCATTTGATGTACTATTTCCTCCAAGAGAAACTTGCACACTGATTTGTGCAACAGTCACGCTATCTTCACTGCTGTCACCTTTCACTCCACGCGAAGCGACGTGTGTGACAAACATCAACGATGGCAACAAAATCCCGATTAGTCGTATCGAAATCATTGTGATCATTACCATCCAACTGAATGTCGGTTGTACTGGTGGAGTCGCTTTTATAGTCATTGCGTCCGGACCTGTTCCCTTACTACTCTCCTCTTCACCGTTTTCTCCGCTGTTTACCAATCATGTGTGAGCCCACGCATCGCCCACTCAACAGAACGAAAAGCGGGAAGCGCGGATTTGCTTGCAAACAACTTGCAAATTGACGTCATGAATTACTTGTCACGTACTCTATCTACCGGTAAGCAGACAAACCCGCAATTTAGACAAACTTAGCAAACGTTTTGCTTCCTGTACCGTTTTCTGTCTGCCGTAACTTAGAAGTAGAATGACGTAATGATCGAGTTGTGGTTCCAA
Coding sequences:
- the LOC134177670 gene encoding LOW QUALITY PROTEIN: angiopoietin-related protein 7-like (The sequence of the model RefSeq protein was modified relative to this genomic sequence to represent the inferred CDS: inserted 1 base in 1 codon), translating into MTIKATPPVQPTFSWMVMITMISIRLIGILLPSLMFVTHVASRGVKGDSSEDSVTVAQISVQVSLGGNSTSNGLMSRKMLEMKGEKGDRGKAGPPGRPAQENKCSCNCRSRLEEIEEKLSNLTEVVNQLQSQKAENETESTTKKCNIDNERSYTSCQEAKQLNKLVSGVYTLDLGDGLGSFQVYCDMSTDGGGWTVFQRRQDGSVDFYRGWSDYKNGFGDLNGEFWLGLDKIHRLTKQAQTLRVDLMDFSCNRVYANYTGFQINDESNKYIIQHTSYSGNAGDVLFWNRGMGFTTKDNNNDMANIGSNLGFNSWRGANCAIVFKAAWWYSHCDNSNLNGLYLKNASSKNYEGIVWSTWQTGIPLKFTEMKLRFHSFLLPLLMFVIHVALRGVNGDSSEDSVTVAQINVQVSLGENNTSNGLMSRKMVGMKGEKGDRGKAGPPGRPAQENKCSCNCSSHLEETKEKLSNLNEVGNQLSQKAEHETESTTKKINTDKERSYTSCHEAKQLSKLVSGVYTLDLGDGLDSFEVYCDMSTDGGGWTVFQRRQDGSVNFYRGWSDXKNGFGDLNGEFWLGLDKIHRLTKQQKFFE